From Oreochromis niloticus isolate F11D_XX linkage group LG14, O_niloticus_UMD_NMBU, whole genome shotgun sequence, one genomic window encodes:
- the gpr184 gene encoding G protein-coupled receptor 184, with the protein MNSTVKPETGNNSTCVKIGESVVSDFLMSVYILAFVFGLIFNVLTLGPIIQQVKQKNVLGIFLLNLSISDILFVITMPLWINYYRFDHRWMLGSWSCSVAGFVYYSNMYISIYLLCCISLDRCLVVSYPLRFKTHRTSCYAWMQCIVVYAVVVVIHIIMLVSDNLKDAHDENNNNDRCYETYPLEKPIALFNLLRVGFGFLLPLLVLAVSYWRVLATVGQSPGLSAQAKRKVRLLSFGVIGIFSVCFAPYHILLLIRSLVFYNNNFDTSTNGSYCKFEEQMHFVFSCTLALSSLNAVVDPVLYVLVSNGVWEQIKLTWRSRRRTGQEDCALTAYKRGKAATTTTTNLI; encoded by the coding sequence ATGAACTCCACTGTTAAACCAGAAACAGGCAACAACTCAACATGCGTTAAGATTGGAGAGAGTGTTGTCAGTGACTTTCTGATGTCTGTTTACATACTGGcctttgtttttggtttgatCTTCAATGTACTGACCCTGGGCCCCATCATTCAACAAGTGAAGCAAAAAAATGTCCTGGGAATCTTCCTGCTCAACCTGTCTATCTCTGACATCCTTTTTGTCATCACTATGCCCCTTTGGATAAATTATTACCGGTTTGACCACCGCTGGATGCTAGGTTCTTGGTCCTGCAGTGTAGCTGGCTTTGTCTACTACTCTAATATGTATATCAGCATCTACCTGCTTTGCTGTATCTCTTTGGACCGCTGTCTGGTGGTCAGTTACCCACTCCGCTTCAAGACACACCGAACGTCTTGCTACGCCTGGATGCAGTGTATCGTAGTTTATGCGGTAGTGGTGGTGATACACATCATAATGCTGGTCTCTGACAATCTCAAAGATGCCCATGATGAGAACAACAATAATGACCGTTGTTATGAGACCTACCCCTTGGAGAAGCCTATTGCTCTATTCAACTTGCTCAGAGTAGGCTTTGGCTTCCTGCTACCCCTGCTAGTACTGGCAGTGAGCTACTGGAGGGTGCTAGCCACTGTGGGCCAAAGTCCCGGCCTGAGCGCCCAGGCTAAGAGGAAGGTCCGTCTTCTCTCCTTTGGAGTCATTGGGATCTTCTCAGTTTGCTTTGCTCCATATCATATTCTTTTGCTCATACGCTCACTAGTATTTTATAACAACAATTTTGATACGAGTACCAATGGGAGTTACTGCAAGTTTGAAGAACAAATGCACTTCGTCTTCTCCTGTACGCTGGCACTGTCCAGTTTGAATGCTGTGGTGGACCCAGTGCTGTATGTGTTGGTGAGTAACGGAGTCTGGGAGCAGATCAAACTAACCTGGAGAAGCCGCAGACGAACAGGACAAGAAGACTGTGCACTAACTGCTTACAAAAGAGGAAAAGCTGCCACTACTACGACTACTAATTTAATATGA